TTCGTCGCTGAGCGCAAGTGTTTCAGCCAGCTCTTTCTGAAATATATTGCGCACCATAGTGTTGCTGCGCGGCTCGATGAGCAGCATCAGCCGCCTGCCGGCGTAGCGCTGTCTTAAAGTCCCGATGTTGGCGCGTATCGCCGTGGGGTGGTGCGCAAAATCTTCTATAACGGTCAGCGAATCGCTTTCATATCGTTTTTCGAGCCGGCGCCTGACGCCTTTAAAATTCTGCAGCGCTGCAGCTAATGCCGCTTCTGGCAACTTCTGCGCCGACAGTAGCGCTATGGCTGCGAGCAGATTGAGTGCATTGTGCTCACCTGGCAGGGCGAACTGGTAAGTATGTTCTTTGCCTGCGTGAGAGAAAGTGACACGATTGGTTGACGCGTCGTGGTGAAGCAACCTGTAATCAGCAGATTCGCTGCGGCCAAATGTCAGAACCTGCGAACGTGCCGTCGCCGCAAGCTGCATGCACGCGGCGTTGTCGGCATTCGTTACCAATAAGCCGTTTTCGGGTATAATTTTGACGAGGCGTGCAAAGGCAGCCTGAACCGCCGCAAAATCGGCAAAAATATCAGCATGGTCAAACTCAATATTGTTCATGAGCACATGCGAAGGACGGTAAGAGAGAAATTTCGGCCTGGGGTCGAAGATCGATGTATCGTATTCATCCCCCTCGATAACAAAGTTGTTTGCCGTGCCGAGATCGGCGCTGCGCGCAAAATCAGGGGCAACGCCGCCAATCATATAACCCGCGTCTATGCCGGCGCTCCGCAGAATGTGCGCCACAAGCGATGTGGTCGTCGTTTTCCCGTGCGTGCCGGCGATCACGATGGAATCCCGGCGTTTTATCACAAACCGGGCAATAAATTCGGGCAGCGACAGAATTTCGAGGCGGGCATTGAGCGCCGCTTCAAGCTCGACATTTCCGCGACTGATGGCGTTGCCAAGAACTACCAGGTCAGGCCGGTCAGAGAGGTTCTCTGCAGCGTAAGGCTGCCTGAATGGAATCGCTGCGGCTTCGAGTTCATGGAGTGTCGGCGGATATACGTTCGCGTCGGCGCCACGAACCTCAAAGCCCAATTGGCGAGCCATGACGGCAGCGCCAGCCATCGCAGTGCCGCCAATGCCGATAAAATAAATTGATTTCTGCGCCGCAGGTTCTACCATCGCGGACACGACTCACCGGCCGCACAGGGTGAAAAACTCTTGCTTGAGTACGTGTGCCTGATACATAAGGCCATGAGCCGTAAAAGCAGAACTGCCGAACTTCAGCAGGTAACCGATGTGAGCGGAGTTAAAGTGCCGCGTATCGAACTGTCGATGCGCTGGAGCATTGTCTCGCTGCTGACGCTGCTCATCGTCTTATCTGCAGGCCTCATTATTCTCGTCTCGTATCTCGGCGGCCGCCAGTCGACGCAGTTTCTGGTCGACACGCTCATGGAAGACAAGGCTTACCGTTTTATCGACAAGGCTTCGCAATTTCTCGGCGAGGCGCGTTCGCTCGCCGGCGATGCCCGCGAAGCGATTGCGAAGCTGAACGTTGCCTCGCAGCGGCAGCAGGTTGAAGAAGAGCTCAAAGACATTTTCGAAGAAGAACCCTATCTTTCCAGCGCCTATCTGATTCGTAATGGTCGGGTGCTCGTTGCCGTCAACAAGTCTGTGCCGACCGGCAACCACCAGAACCTGCTCGAAGAGATCGACGATCAGAAAGAGGCTGAGAAAAAAAAGTTGGATATCCAGTTTGAAGAAAGGCCACTCGGCAATTTGTCGCCTTACCCCTGGGCAGCACCCTCAAAGCCGGGTAACAAACAGATTACTCCCGTTCACAAGACATTCGTAAACGGGGCGCCGGGGTTCACCTTCTGCTCGGCAGACAATCTGCAACGGGGAGCAGCCGCAGGCGGCGTGTGTGTCGACATTACGCTCGGCGATCTGTCGCTCTTCATCGGCGACGTTAAGGTGGGTGAAACCGGCAAGGCGTTCATCGCAGACAAAACGATGCACATGCTGGCGGCGCCGCAAGAAACACGCGACTCGTCGCCCTTCATCAAAGAGGGGGCCAGCACGCTCACTCTGAAAAATATCACGGAGTTCGTGAACCCCGAAATTCAGGCGGCGCACACGGCAATGCTCAAGAAGCTCAAGAAATTGCAGAAGAACAAAAAATGGCTCAAGAGCAAGAAACCATTTTACTTTGATTTCAAACTCAACAGCAATCGCTACGTCGGTATCTTTGCGCCTTTTCCGGCTTACACAGGGCTCGACTGGCAGACAGGCGTCATTATTCCCGAAGATGAGTTTTTCTTTTTCGTGCGCCGCAACACACGGCTTGTTATGGCGGCCTCATCTGTTTTGATTCTGCTCGCCATCGTCATGGGGTACATATTTTCGCGCCGCCTCGCGAAACCGCTGAGCGATCTTTCCCGGGAAATGGATAAGATTCAGCAGTTTGATCTGCAGTCAGAGAAAACCATTGTTTCATCGATCACCGACGTGCAGAACATGGTGCTTTCATTCTACAAGATGAGGCAGGGGCTTAGATCATTCGGTAAATTCGTACCGGCTGACATTGTGCGCCAGTTGATCGCGCAAGAGGGCGATGCGCACCTGCAGGGTGAAAAACGCGAACTCACGGTGCACTTTTCTGATATCGAAGGTTTCACAACCGTTTCTGAATCGCTGAAGCCCGAAGAACTTGTCGAACTTCTGGCCGAATACCTCGGCGAGATGAGCCGCATTATCGCCGAAGAGAGCGGCACGGTCGACAAATACATCGGTGACGCAGTCATGGCATTCTGGGGTGCCCCGCAGCCGGTCGACGACCATGCTGTTAAGGCTGCGCGTGCCGCGCTTAAATGCCAGAAGCGCCTCGTTGAACTCGAAGCCAAATGGCAGGGCGAGGGCAGGCCTGTCTTCAGGGCCCGCATTGGCCTCAACACGGGCGAGATTATCGTCGGCAATATGGGCTCAGCAGAACGCCTGAACTATACCGTCATCGGTGACGCGGTAAACCTTGCCAGCCGCCTCGAAGGCATCAACAAATACTACGGCACGCGTATTATCGTCGGCGAAAAAACGCAAGAGCTGATTCGCAACCAGTTCGTGACCCGCCTGCTCGATTTTGTCGCGGTAAAGGGCAAGAACGAAGCGATCCGTATTTATGAACTCGTCGGTGAAAAGGGCAGCGTCGATACGACGACATTGACCTTTATTTCGCTCTTCGAATCGGGCCTTGAAGAATACCGCAAGCGCAGCTGGGACAAAGCCGAAGAATACTTCAAAAATGCCAAAGCCAAAAAGGTCGACAAAGCCTGCGATCTCTTTCTGCACCGAATAGCCGAGTACAGGGTAAATCCACCACCTGTGGCCTGGTCGGGTGAATACGTCATGACCTCAAAGTGACATGACGGCGGCCCTCTGCCTTGCGCTGCATCTCGGTAACCGCTTTTTGACCGAAACCATTCGGCGGCAGCTTGAGCTGACGCCGGGATTCGAACAGTTTACGCGCATTCAGCTCGGGCAAAGGTATTCGGCGCTGCTTGCTTCCGCTGAAAAAATTCTAGCGAATATCAGCCCGGCGTCGGTTCTCACCCCGCACGACGCAGACTATCCGCATCTCTTGCGGGAAACTGCGCACGCTCCGTTTGCGCTGTTCTTAAAGGGAGACAGGTCTTTACTCATGCGCGATAAGGTATCGATGGTCGGCACGCGCGAACCGTCGGCCGCGGGGCGCGAAGCGGCAATTGCGCTCGCGCGCGATTTCTCGCGCTCTGGCAAAACCATTGTCTCGGGCATCGCGCGCGGCATCGATTCGTTGTGTCACCACGCAGCGCTCGAAGCTGGCGGCTCAACAATTGCAGTTTTGCCGAATGGCCACAACCATCTTTATCCGCTTGAAAACCGGGATATTTATGAAAAGGCGCGCGAAGGTCGGCAAATTCTGCTCGTGTCCGAATATCTGCCCGACCAAAAGCCGATGAAGCACCATTTCGTGAGGCGCAACCGCATCATCGCAGGCCTCTCTGACCTGACGGTTTTCGTCGAAGGCCCGCTGAAGAGTGGTGCCATGATCACAGTCGGTGTTGCGCTCAGCGAGGGGCGTGATGTCGCCGCGCTTCGGCATCCAAACCTTTTGGCCAATGCGGGTGGTGAGAAACTCATTGCAGAAGGAGCTATCGACGTCACCGATCGGGCATTCTGCGCTCAAACTCTGCCAGAATAGACCGCACCTGCTCGCGCGAACCAGAACCCATAACCGTAAACCTCGGAATAATCTTCGCTATATCGGCGGCCCGGGCGACGCGATAGTCAACGGAGAACAGGTAGCTGAACCCTGCCGCCCGTGCTGCCCCGGCGCTCGGCTCAGACCAGCTGCCATAGGGCCAGGCAAACAATTGCGTGGGTCTGCCCGCAAGCTGCGCGAGATGTTCGCGCGAGAGATAGAGCTCCCGAAAAAGTTCTGCACCAGGGGCCTCGCCGAGCGAACTGTGCGACCATGAATGGCTGCCGATATCATACGCTGCAGGTAGTTGTTTCAACGCGGCCCGCCATTTCTTGTCACCCAGCAATTGCTCGTTATAAAAGAAGAAAGTTGCCCCATAACCACGCTTTCTGAGTTCGGGCAAAACGATATCTCGGTGCGACGCATAACCATCATCGAATGTCAGCACCACCTGTTTGCGGGTGGTATTCGCGTCAGGCGTACGCAGCCATTCGCCGGCCGAAACAACTTCATAGGGTTTCAGGTCGTCGAGAATACCCGAAAAAGTATCGAAGGTAATCGCGTACCTTCCGACCCGGCCGATATCGTGAAAGCAGAGTATGACTGCGTCGGGGCTCACACCCACCATAAATTCTACTTTGGGTTTACAGCAGAGGGCGAGACTGAGGCTCAGAGCGAGGCCTGGCAGAAACCGGTATGACATATCTTCCGCAAATCTATATCCGCCAGATGCGCTACGAAGAGGCAAGAACAAAACTGCTGAACGAGATTGAAAGCCTGTTCTTCGCGGGCACCCCAGAAGTCGAGGTGGTACACGGTATCGGCAACTACATTCTGCGGCGAATGGCTGAGAAAGAGCTCGGGCATCTCGATTACGTCGAAATTCTAAGCCCCGGCTATTACGCAAACCCAGGCAGCATGCGCGTGCGACTGCTCATACCCGACCCGGGCACGCTGCAGAGCTACCGCGCCTGATTCAGGCGAACATAATCGAGTGATTTGATGATGTAGTCGACTTCGATGTTGACGCGCGAGCCGGCTTTCCAGTCGCCAATATTCGTATTCATTTCGGTTTCAGGGATTATCTGCACTCTGAAAGTATCTGGCGAAATTTTCTCCATTACCGTGAGGCTGATTCCATTGAGCGTCACCGATCCTTTCGGAATTATGTAGGCGCTGTCATACCGTATAATGATATCGAGGCCTTTACCGCGCTCTACCCGCAGAATTTCAGCCGTGCCCTCGACATGCCCCTGTACCAGATGCCCGCCGATTCGGTCGCCGAGTTTCAGCGCGCGCTCAAGGTTCACGCGTGTGCCGGGCAGCAGCTCTGAAAAATTCGTGACCGCCAGCGTCTCAGGAATCGAAAAAATGGTGAACGAAGCCGCATCAAAGACCTCAACGGTCTGGCAGGCACCATTGACCGCGATACTGTCACCACGCTTCATGTCGGCGAGAATGCGGCTGCAGCCGATGACAAAACGCACACCATCGGGGTGCTTTTCGGCTGACAGCACCGTTCCCACTTCTTCAATCAGGCCGGTGAACATTTGCGCTTTGTTGTATAATTAGAGAAGGGGGATATCCCCCGAATTGTGATTGAGCGGGCAAAGGGACTCGAACCCTCTCTAAAAGCTTGGAAGGCTTTTGTGCTACCGTTACACCATGCCCGCGGGATACAATATGTGACGATAGCCACGCCACCACCGGACGTTAAAACGTCTGGTGAAAATGGCGCGACTCTTCGTAATCGACATCGCCCGTCGGAGCTTCGTTACCTTTGGCAAACGCCTTAAAATACAGCAGGGCAAATGCGCCCACCGCGCCGATGAAAGCGCCGATCTCAAGCGGGCCTACGGGAAAGCTGTTAACCTTATTTTCAGCACCGGCATGACCGAGCGCCGAA
The sequence above is a segment of the Turneriella parva DSM 21527 genome. Coding sequences within it:
- a CDS encoding polysaccharide deacetylase family protein, producing MSYRFLPGLALSLSLALCCKPKVEFMVGVSPDAVILCFHDIGRVGRYAITFDTFSGILDDLKPYEVVSAGEWLRTPDANTTRKQVVLTFDDGYASHRDIVLPELRKRGYGATFFFYNEQLLGDKKWRAALKQLPAAYDIGSHSWSHSSLGEAPGAELFRELYLSREHLAQLAGRPTQLFAWPYGSWSEPSAGAARAAGFSYLFSVDYRVARAADIAKIIPRFTVMGSGSREQVRSILAEFERRMPDR
- a CDS encoding riboflavin synthase, yielding MFTGLIEEVGTVLSAEKHPDGVRFVIGCSRILADMKRGDSIAVNGACQTVEVFDAASFTIFSIPETLAVTNFSELLPGTRVNLERALKLGDRIGGHLVQGHVEGTAEILRVERGKGLDIIIRYDSAYIIPKGSVTLNGISLTVMEKISPDTFRVQIIPETEMNTNIGDWKAGSRVNIEVDYIIKSLDYVRLNQAR
- a CDS encoding adenylate/guanylate cyclase domain-containing protein — its product is MSRKSRTAELQQVTDVSGVKVPRIELSMRWSIVSLLTLLIVLSAGLIILVSYLGGRQSTQFLVDTLMEDKAYRFIDKASQFLGEARSLAGDAREAIAKLNVASQRQQVEEELKDIFEEEPYLSSAYLIRNGRVLVAVNKSVPTGNHQNLLEEIDDQKEAEKKKLDIQFEERPLGNLSPYPWAAPSKPGNKQITPVHKTFVNGAPGFTFCSADNLQRGAAAGGVCVDITLGDLSLFIGDVKVGETGKAFIADKTMHMLAAPQETRDSSPFIKEGASTLTLKNITEFVNPEIQAAHTAMLKKLKKLQKNKKWLKSKKPFYFDFKLNSNRYVGIFAPFPAYTGLDWQTGVIIPEDEFFFFVRRNTRLVMAASSVLILLAIVMGYIFSRRLAKPLSDLSREMDKIQQFDLQSEKTIVSSITDVQNMVLSFYKMRQGLRSFGKFVPADIVRQLIAQEGDAHLQGEKRELTVHFSDIEGFTTVSESLKPEELVELLAEYLGEMSRIIAEESGTVDKYIGDAVMAFWGAPQPVDDHAVKAARAALKCQKRLVELEAKWQGEGRPVFRARIGLNTGEIIVGNMGSAERLNYTVIGDAVNLASRLEGINKYYGTRIIVGEKTQELIRNQFVTRLLDFVAVKGKNEAIRIYELVGEKGSVDTTTLTFISLFESGLEEYRKRSWDKAEEYFKNAKAKKVDKACDLFLHRIAEYRVNPPPVAWSGEYVMTSK
- a CDS encoding UDP-N-acetylmuramate--L-alanine ligase, whose translation is MVEPAAQKSIYFIGIGGTAMAGAAVMARQLGFEVRGADANVYPPTLHELEAAAIPFRQPYAAENLSDRPDLVVLGNAISRGNVELEAALNARLEILSLPEFIARFVIKRRDSIVIAGTHGKTTTTSLVAHILRSAGIDAGYMIGGVAPDFARSADLGTANNFVIEGDEYDTSIFDPRPKFLSYRPSHVLMNNIEFDHADIFADFAAVQAAFARLVKIIPENGLLVTNADNAACMQLAATARSQVLTFGRSESADYRLLHHDASTNRVTFSHAGKEHTYQFALPGEHNALNLLAAIALLSAQKLPEAALAAALQNFKGVRRRLEKRYESDSLTVIEDFAHHPTAIRANIGTLRQRYAGRRLMLLIEPRSNTMVRNIFQKELAETLALSDETLITQIYRPEKYAASERLNLGELIADIRAAGKAADELPAESRLKFLLSHIRPGDVVCFMTNGSFGGLIDETVAALAARE
- the dprA gene encoding DNA-processing protein DprA, encoding MTAALCLALHLGNRFLTETIRRQLELTPGFEQFTRIQLGQRYSALLASAEKILANISPASVLTPHDADYPHLLRETAHAPFALFLKGDRSLLMRDKVSMVGTREPSAAGREAAIALARDFSRSGKTIVSGIARGIDSLCHHAALEAGGSTIAVLPNGHNHLYPLENRDIYEKAREGRQILLVSEYLPDQKPMKHHFVRRNRIIAGLSDLTVFVEGPLKSGAMITVGVALSEGRDVAALRHPNLLANAGGEKLIAEGAIDVTDRAFCAQTLPE
- a CDS encoding Smr/MutS family protein, with amino-acid sequence MTYLPQIYIRQMRYEEARTKLLNEIESLFFAGTPEVEVVHGIGNYILRRMAEKELGHLDYVEILSPGYYANPGSMRVRLLIPDPGTLQSYRA